In Chelonoidis abingdonii isolate Lonesome George chromosome 9, CheloAbing_2.0, whole genome shotgun sequence, the genomic window TGTCAAGCATCTTTCCTGGGCAGTGCGGCATTCTGGAACTCAGTACAATTGGCTGCCTGGGGCATGGAGCACACAAAGGGAGTTCATAATCTGATACAGACTTGCGGGTCTGGCCTCAGACTAACAATCGCCTATTATTCTCCTGAGGAAGCGAGTGCTGCACACAGCTTCCTAGTGAAAGGAAGAAACCGAACCATAAAGCCCATGCTCATGCTGTGGCAGTTCCTGCTGCCTTTGctatgagagagagattttctcaccctctttcttcctcttccatctcttcccctcccccccccccccccNcccccccccccccccactcttttAGCTTTTAAATCCTGTGGATTTGTGTCCTGCTCcaggatgggtgtgggggggcggggaggaataGTGATCATGTGCGATAGCTCCCTGTGTGGATACTCTAGTCTGAAGTAAAAGTGAGTTTATTTTGGAATAGGTGCTCCACTCATAAAGCAGATTATTTGgaataaaatcagttttttttttagttctggAATATCATGTCCAGAGGGGGGAACTATGCCAGAATAGCTATGCTGGTCAATTTctcctgtgtagacaagaccttttATTTCATCCCTACTTTCTATTTCCTCCATGTTTCCCTCCCAGTCACGTTCTGTGAGCACTAGATCTTGCCAAGAAAAAAACTCAGCCCCAgataataaaaggaaagaaattcaTCAGTATGGTCTTGACATTAAGTGGCATTTCCAGATGTCCTGCAGCCTTTGCTATGATGGTCCTATAGCTCCCTCTGCTGGAATGATAACCCATTGTAACAAGTGAATACATTGAGCCATATGAAAGGCGCATGAACTGACATTGCTGAACACTAACACAAGAAGTCCATAGATATATGcgagggggggggaggaaaatgagggcagagtgagtgacagacagtgtgtgttgggaggagagtgtgtgtgtgtgtgtggatgctgTCTCTTCAAGTTCAGACAGTCACCAGAAGCAACCAATCTGAGGCAGAAGGTGGTGCACAGACAGCTGGTGTCCTCCAGCCCCCCATCTCAGCTGAGACCGGTACACGAGTGGGTGGATGGGGACACCCCAACATCACCTCTGCCTCACtctctggctctgcacagcaggagtctcttcccacccttcccagcagcagcctgccctgcctgcctgccgctgTGGTCCTAGGGCCAGAGGGAGCAGGATTCTGTGTTTAATTTGATTCCCTCTGAGTTATCCCGGGTCTGTGGCgagaggaggctgtgggagatCTGTCTCCTCCCCTGTAGTCCAAGCAGAAGTATGTGTGCTTCTGGTATGCCCAGCTGGGCAGCAGCTATGTAAGCTCTCCATGTGGAACCGTTTCAAAACTTCCTggggctttgaaaggggaggagcACATGCTTGTGTAGATGGATTCAAGGCAATGGAGTTCAAAACGGTAAGCAGAGCAGTCacgatgggcattgtgggatacctggAGGCCAGTTATGGTGACATAAAGAACACAGCATCTATAtcacgggttctcaaactgtgggttgggatccctcagggggtcaagAGGTGATTACATGGggagtcgtgagctgtcaacctccatcccaaagCTCCCTTTGCCTCTAccttttataatggtgttaaattatataaaaaagtgtttttaatgtataaggggggtcgactcagaggcttgctgtgtgaaaggggtcaccagtgcaaaagtttgaggcACTGGTCTACACTGACGCAAACAGCTCTATGCCTcttgtcaaggtggttttattttggtgGCAAAACAGGAACATTTTTGTTGGCAGGAGGAGCATTGTAGTGTGCACACCTCCGCTGTTTTGTTGACAAGAGCTGCCTTTTGCCGACAAAATTGTCtactgtagacacagccttaacTGAGTGTAGGGTCTCGGTTTGTTCTCAGCCAGTAAACCGTGATAGCGCAATAACATTGTCAGCATCTCAGGCACTAGCTCAAAATAAGAAATCGAGACTGGTCATATTAAAGAATATCTGGTTTATAACATTTGGTTTAAAATGAGTATGGTAAACGTTAAAGTTAATTAACCCAATTACCTGTGCTACACTTAATTGAATTCCAAGAGtaatatatgcaaatatacaaACACAATACAGTTGCATAATATTAATTCCCCAAAATGTTTGGAGGATTAAAAGATTGGCCTAGAAATACTTctgagaaaacattttaaatcatttaaagaaATGGCTCAACTGTTtacactccttccccctccccccaaacgtTAGATTGAATCATGGCTGAACCATCGCACACTGCTATTGCGTGTTTGGATTGATAAGGAGTGATAGCAAATACCTTAACTCGGGTCAAGTTTTATTTAATACAATTGATCGGTACTGAATACACACTATGCAGACTACAGATGGAAAAACATACATTACCAATGTGAAAGCGGAGAAGTTTGTAGCTCACTTTGCTTTCAACTAACATTCCCAAATTCATTCTTTATATATTGGTTTAGGACAAAGAAAATTCCTTTGAGGAGGGAAAAGCTACTTTCCCAGAACGTATCCTAGTGTTTCTTCTCTCTTCAGTATCTCAATTTACCTCAGTACTTGACGGATTTTTTTTGTATGGTATCTCAGTTTATATGATTGATAAGCGAAAGGACTTTCTAATCcagtttttattattaacagCTGTGGTAACAAGCAATTTTTAATGAGTTAAAAACATCTTTCAATGGGTCGTGTTTTCATAAATCACAGAAAACATCTGCAATAACAAATACATCTTATCAATCACAGAATTTAATTGTATTATAAGTAAGGCCCTACTTAATTTGTGATATTGTGGCTCccacaatattaggcttccaccaCAATTTTGGTTTTAATTAGCTTACTTTGCACAGTCTACAATTTTGCATACACTTTGAGGTTTGCaaatcccccttccctcccccagtacAGTAGAATCAATTTATGCAAGCTGATagtggctggggctcaggctgtcagtTGCAGCAAAATGTTAGGTTATTCAAAAACAAACACCTCTGTTTCCCACCGCACACCACCATCATCCAGGTATAATGTAATACTGGAGTGATTTATATTGTTCCAGCAATTTTTTCTTAAGCAAATAGGTCTACTCTGGCTTTTCCAAATCACTGCAattaataaaggtccattattatttttctgtaattCCCTTCcattgctccccctccccccgcatgtCTGGTCTGcaactcagctgcaattatttgacaatcatcccacaattcaagtagggccttagcAAGGTAATTGATGATGGATGCTTAAATTTATGTTCATTACAGCACACTTCTGTAGTATGAGGCATCCTTAGTTAGTGCCAGGGGTCCCTTCCTGGACATCTAGACTAGAGCAAGGGAGTTAAAAGATCCATACACATTTCCTTATGAGTATGCCTTTCCTTCATTTTGTCAATGAGGTTCAAGTTAAGTACAGAGAACTCTTCAGTTGAATAGGTACAGAGACTAAATTATACAAAAGTACAACATAAAAAGGATTGTAGTTAACATATAAAAGAACTATAGTGGATGTTAAAACCCCTAACACTGCCAAGCCTCACAAGTTTATCCAAGGTTTTACATATTTGGTGTTTGCTCATAAAACCCCAGTTTTTGGAATCATGGgattacatgaaaatctcagctttcatttaaacagTCTATAGTcctcatagttgcagagaaaagcatgaaaagtGACCTTTAAAGGTTTGCAAAGTAGAAGGCaaacttaaaatgtattttctacaAATCTCAGTATTTTGTGGGGCCTGTCTAGAccatgatttttgaatgattgGGATTGGCAATAGGGTGTAGGCATGAAAAATTTGACTGGCATTTAGCCAAGGCCTATATTACAAGATCTGTGGCTTCCATACTGACAGCAAAATCATCTTTCCAGATAAAGATTCTATAAAGTTACTacttagaatcatggaatatcagggttggaagggacctcaggaggtcatcgtcCACCCCGCTCGAAACAGACCAACcccaactttttgttttttttctgtttttttttttttaaaccccagttccctaaatggccccctcagggattgaattcacagccctgggtttagcaggccaatgctcaaacctacTTGTGAAGACTTTTGATTTATTGTGTATCATTTGCATTGGACTGCCATAAAAATTTTGAGCGTTGTATGTGACTTAATAACAAAGCTATTGCCTACCAAAAAATGTAGAATGAGGTATAGCAATTCCTCCAGCCAATGAGCAAAAACTGACCAATCAAAAGCAACATCCATTGAATTTGAAATCCTGGTATTATGCTGCATTGCCCTCGCAGTACCGATAGTTATACACACAAAGGAGTTCAGTTTAATTATCACCAAAATAATGCCACAAGCAGCACAAGTCTTACTGCCCCCAATTTCATGCTCAACCGTCTCCATTTGGGAAGACCCCTTCAATGCATCTTTGCTTGGTATTGTGCCACAATGCTGGCAGATGCATTGTGTGTGTTATGAAACTAGCCTGCTGTCTTCATTTTACACCCCTGGTTCTCCCCAGTTGTCATCAGTGAAAAATCACATGGCAGGACATTTTGCATGGCAAGTTTCTGTGTGATTTGGTTTTGGCCCCTTTTGCTTAAAtcactgttttcctttttcttctctttcaggcAAGTCAGAGTGAATCCCCTATTGTGCAGCCAGGACACGAGGTGGAGAGTGACTTATAATGGCTGGGAAACGACACTTAGAGGACTTGGACTCTGTGGCCTACAACAAGTTACCTCGGCTGGAGACAGAACCAAATTGTGTCCTCCCCACGGGCTTGTGTAAATCAAGCCCCTTGCCTAGTCATGGCTCTGAAAACCATTTCAGCTACAAGGGAACCTACTTTGCTTATCCGCTGCAAAGCCCCGATGGGATCGAGTCTCTGACCCACTGGAGTCCAGCCGCATCTTACATGCAGTATCCAGGTAATGCTGCCAGCCAGCACATGAGGACAGATGGTGTGCTGATGAACTGCCTGCTGTATGGACGAGAAGCTGAGAGCCTGGCAGTAAGACTCCAGAGCTCTGGTGCTGACAAAGGGAAGGACAGCATGGTCCGAGACCACTTGGTTGTTCAGGAGAAGTGGGCAAATCATATGCAGCAGGCACAGGGCCATGCTTTCCCAGTGCAAAAACCTGGGCTTCTAAACAAAACAGTTGCTCAAGCACCTACAGGGTATGCCACCTTGGCAGTGCCCAAGCCAGTTTATAGAAGCCCTGTTTGCTATGTGGACCCCAGGGCTTCTATGTCCTTACAAACTCAGATGGAGAGTATGCAGAAGAGGCCGTCGGAAGTGGAATGGACTGTaccaaccccagtaccctcaggGTACTATGTCCATGCAAAAGACCAGTCTTGTGGGACTGCTTTACCCAAGAGAGCCCATCATCCTGATCCCAGCTTCCTGCAGTTACACCAAGGCACGGGGATTCCCACTAAAGAGATGGTAGCAGCCTCTGTAGGCTTTCCACCTTACCATGCAGCGTTTGAGAACTACAGAGTACATCAAAGCACCTCCTTTCTTGAAGCAAACTACCCAGCCATGTACAACAACCAGAAAAGGGTCAAAGATGTACATGGCAGCAGCTTATCCCGGCATACATGGTCCAAGCTACAGCCTGCCGCTGCCAGCCCACTGGCCCGTTCCCAAACAGCAGCCTATCGGGATAGCTCTCCAGCTTGCTACTCAGTGTCTCACTACCCACTGACCTCACACAAGCAAACGTTTCTTTATCAGGAGGCACCTCATGCTGAGGAACAGAATGGCACTCTGTCGACCTTGCCAACTGCAGGTGGCTACAAAGGAACTAACTTTCCAGGAAGTGGGGAACCTCGGCCCTTTTCTAGCACTTACCTGAGGCATCATTCCCCGAGAAGCTATTATGCTAGCCCTCTGGAGAGCTATGTGTATAGCCCAGCTGGTCTAATTCCAGTGGCCTCTCCAGCTTTGAAGCCTGGAGTTTCTTCTAGTGAACCAGAGCTGCAGCAGAATTCCAGCTGCAAAGTGGACTATCTGCAGCAGAACCCCAGTTTTGTTTTTGCACCTTCTGACATGGCTTTGTACAATGCCTCCTTAGCCAATACGGATGCGGGTCATGATGGGCATGTTGATAGCAGAGTAGCTACTTCTCATGGGACTCAGTCGATGAGGGAGAATCCCAGAAGCAAAGAGGTTGCTAACCAGCACGGTGCTTTCCAACTGATTGGTGCTCTAGATAGGCTACCCAACAGCTCCAAAAGGCTCACTGAAGCACTACCTAAAGGAGAGCCAGGCTATGGGTCAGGCCTGTGTCAGACAGAACAACCCAGCCTGCATGGAAAGGAACAATCCCACTCGGAGAGAAGGTCCAGCTTATCCATGAAAGAGCCTATGCACAGAAACACAGGGATTCATGAAGCTCAATTAGGAGCTCCCATTGTCATTACTGATAGTCCAGTtccataccaccaccaccaccacaaaaaaggAGAAGCCCCCAAGGTCAAAGGCAGGCTTGTTTCCTCACCCCAGATAATTTCTTCTGAGGAGGGACCGAAAAGTCTGAGAGATGCAggttctcctccctcctccccacctatGCCAGTTATCAACAATGTCTTTAGCCTGGCACCTTACCGGAACTACATAGAAGGGTCCAAAGGATCGGCAGAGATTCCCTTCTCAAAAGATCACCAAGAGGAAGAATCCCCCTTCCGAAACAGCCTGGCAAGTGGAGACTGTAAGGCTGTCTCAGAGCCACCTTCTGCCAAGGATTCATTAGAAAAGCCTCTTGGGAAAGAAGCAACCCAGGCCCTAAAAGCAGAGATGGGGATGGGTGAAAACCTCAGTGCGATACAGCAGGATGGAAGCTGTAACAGCAGTACTTGTGAGATCTATAAGCCAAAGATTCTGCCACGCAGCCTGCCAGCAAGAAGTgagccacagagcagcagcagcgctcCAGCTGCCACTGGGAACAGGGAACTTGCGCAAGATGATGTAGTGCTAGACCTCAGCTTGAAAAAAGAGCTAGTGAAGGCCAATGATCCTCTGAGCCCAGCTGGACAGACCGAGGTGACTCCTAAAGGAGAATGTGGTGAGGAGGAGGCGAAAGAGGGACCACTCAAAAAGCAGAGGGTGTTCGAGAGTTCCAAGACCCAGGCCTTGCCTTTGTCAGTGGAAAATAGCTCCGGGGACAAGAGCAACTTCCAGAGCTCGACAGCCTTCATGTTCAAAAAATACAAAATCTCTAAATCTATCCCAATGCGAGCAGTGCCCCCAATACAGGCCAAAAGCCCCCCGGCAGCCACCCAGGCCAACAGCCCCCCGGCACCCGCGCAGGGTCCTCCGGCAGCCGCCCAGGCCAATTGTCCCCTGGCACCCGCGCAGGGTCCTCCGGCAGCCGCCCAGGCCAATTGTCCCCTGGCACCTGCACAGGGTCCTCCGGCAGCCGCCCAGACCAACATCCCCCCAGCAGTGACGCAGGGCCCCCTGGAGACCTCCCAGGCTAACAGCCCCCTGACAGTTACGCAGGGTCCCCTTGCAGCCACCCAGGCCAACAGTTTCCCAGCACTCgtccaggccagcagccccctggCAGTGACACAGGGCCGCCCTCCAGCACCCGTCCAGGCCAACAGCCCCCCAGCAGCGATGCAgggccccccagcagccccccaggCCAACATCCAACCCTTGCACATGACGTGCCTTTATCTGAAACTTCCCGACATTTCAAAGTCTCTGTCCCCCAGTGCCCCAGAGGCCTCCCCGGCATTGGGTGAGGCCAACGTCTCGCTGCCCAGCAACTGTGAACCCCCTGCCCAGCAGACTTCATCCAGCCAATATTTCACTGCATTACACGTATCTCTCTGCAACAGGATTTCATATTTTGTGTCAGGAACATCTCCGGAGCTCCTCAAGCAGTGGCTGaggagggtggagctggatggaGAGCAGAAAGAGAGCTCAAAATCTCCCCTTAAACCCAAGAATGGTTCCCGGATCCTGGAAGCTCAGAAAGCCTCCAAAGGCAAGGAGATATGGCTGGGTTTCCAGGATATCAGCATGCTCCTCAGCAAGCTGCTGTCTCAGTTGGAGACCTTCATGTTCACTCGCAAGTGTCCCTTCCCACATGTGGTTCGAGCGGGTGCCATCTTCATTCCCATTCATGTGGTGAAGGAGAAACTGTTCCCCAAGCTTTCTGGAGCATCTGTGGACCACGTGCTGCAGGAGCACAAGGTGGAGCTGCGCCCCACCACCCTGTCTGAGGAGAAGCTTTTGAGGGACTTAGAGCTTAAGTGCTGTACTTCCAGGATGCTGAAGCTGCTCGCCCTGAAACAGCTGCCTGACATCTACCCAGACCTTCTGAATCTCCACTGGCATGACTGTGTCAAGCACTATCTTGGTAAGTGGTGCTAAATCTCCAGTAAGCCCTTTCCCACCCCTTAGATTGTTCTGTCAATGGGACATTTTCCATATGTTAGTAGCTCTCCAAGAGAAGGGTCAGCTGTACATGTCCAGTAATGGGCATTTTATTGTGTAGCTGAAAGTCTAATGTGCTTAAAAGAACATTGATCCTGTCTCTCTCCTGCATTCCCTTTCCCATCACTGCTAACTAGCCGACTAAGGTCAATTGATGTACCCTCCTTTCCAAGCAgcctgcctccccctccatctGACTCATCCAGTGGTGTTGGGTCACCAGTCGGTGTATGATCATTTCCGGGGGAATGTATTATGTTACAGTCTCTCAGTTCCTGAATTGCAAAATCTCCCACTTGGCCAACACATCCGATGCAGGTGGATGAGAATGGAGACCAGTTTCTGTTGATGCAGAGATAAGTTGGAACTGTGGGTGAAGAAATAAGGAAATGCAGCTTTCTGGGAGAGATACAAGGTTCTTTATAGAAGCTGGCTGAAATGTTATTGTGGCTCTGTAAGCCCCAGGCTTTCCAAAATGACCAGTGACTTTGTGTGCCACCATTTTGTGGTACCTACCTTGGCACGCCATTAAAGGGGAATTGACTTTTAGACTGAgggcactttctgaaaatccggTCTCAGTGTGGgtactcaaaaagaaaaaggcaccCAGAATCATTAGTCACTCTTGAAAGCCTTCACCTCAGTCTAAGTGGATGACTTGCAGCTGTGATTAAGTGTTCCTTGTGTGGGCTTGCAAAGTATCTAGCTGTATATGCTACTGTAAAGATCCAGCTACTCTCTGGGTCCAGGAAGCTTCCGAGAGGCTAACGCAAGGGTGCATTGCATAACCTCTTGGCACCAGATTCTTGTGGCCTAGCCTGTTGGCAGGGGTGAAACTCATGTCAGGAATTCATAACTGCCGGGAGTAATGTCAGGAAATGATTGTTCTGTACCGAGCTGCTGGGTTGCAGGGTTCCATTGAATACGATAGGATGCGCAATGCATCTGAGACAGAGCACTGCACTCTGCTACTAGGTGCTCTCTGAAGCACGGAGTGGCTAGTCTAATGCCATTTTGTGTTCCCTAAGGAGACCACAGAAGTTGGATAATCACTGGCAGCAAttgagggggagggtggggggctgggggagactTTTACTTCCTCTTCCACTCCCTGTGTTTTATCTGTTTTGGAGACATGAGTTAATAAGCATTAACACGTTTACAAGCATATTGAAAAGAGCAGTAAGTGAAGAGGAAGAGGCGAAGGACAGATGAGAGGTAAGTGGAAGAAAAGGAGAGCAAGGGATGGGGGGGGACAGATAGAAAAGGGAATAATGTGAGGTAGAAAAAGATATATGGTGAGATTTCCAAAAGTTTTCCACATTGAGTTAGGGCTGTGCAGAGTCCTCTTGGAAAACTGACACACACAATTT contains:
- the C9H15orf39 gene encoding uncharacterized protein C15orf39 homolog isoform X2, whose protein sequence is MAGKRHLEDLDSVAYNKLPRLETEPNCVLPTGLCKSSPLPSHGSENHFSYKGTYFAYPLQSPDGIESLTHWSPAASYMQYPGNAASQHMRTDGVLMNCLLYGREAESLAVRLQSSGADKGKDSMVRDHLVVQEKWANHMQQAQGHAFPVQKPGLLNKTVAQAPTGYATLAVPKPVYRSPVCYVDPRASMSLQTQMESMQKRPSEVEWTVPTPVPSGYYVHAKDQSCGTALPKRAHHPDPSFLQLHQGTGIPTKEMVAASVGFPPYHAAFENYRVHQSTSFLEANYPAMYNNQKRVKDVHGSSLSRHTWSKLQPAAASPLARSQTAAYRDSSPACYSVSHYPLTSHKQTFLYQEAPHAEEQNGTLSTLPTAGGYKGTNFPGSGEPRPFSSTYLRHHSPRSYYASPLESYVYSPAGLIPVASPALKPGVSSSEPELQQNSSCKVDYLQQNPSFVFAPSDMALYNASLANTDAGHDGHVDSRVATSHGTQSMRENPRSKEVANQHGAFQLIGALDRLPNSSKRLTEALPKGEPGYGSGLCQTEQPSLHGKEQSHSERRSSLSMKEPMHRNTGIHEAQLGAPIVITDSPVPYHHHHHKKGEAPKVKGRLVSSPQIISSEEGPKSLRDAGSPPSSPPMPVINNVFSLAPYRNYIEGSKGSAEIPFSKDHQEEESPFRNSLASGDCKAVSEPPSAKDSLEKPLGKEATQALKAEMGMGENLSAIQQDGSCNSSTCEIYKPKILPRSLPARSEPQSSSSAPAATGNRELAQDDVVLDLSLKKELVKANDPLSPAGQTEVTPKGECGEEEAKEGPLKKQRVFESSKTQALPLSVENSSGDKSNFQSSTAFMFKKYKISKSIPMRAVPPIQAKSPPAATQANSPPAPAQGPPAAAQANCPLAPAQGPPAAAQANCPLAPAQGPPAAAQTNIPPAVTQGPLETSQANSPLTVTQGPLAATQANSFPALVQASSPLAVTQGRPPAPVQANSPPAAMQGPPAAPQANIQPLHMTCLYLKLPDISKSLSPSAPEASPALGEANVSLPSNCEPPAQQTSSSQYFTALHVSLCNRISYFVSGTSPELLKQWLRRVELDGEQKESSKSPLKPKNGSRILEAQKASKGKEIWLGFQDISMLLSKLLSQLETFMFTRKCPFPHVVRAGAIFIPIHVVKEKLFPKLSGASVDHVLQEHKVELRPTTLSEEKLLRDLELKCCTSRMLKLLALKQLPDIYPDLLNLHWHDCVKHYLGPSSQAGQHASK
- the C9H15orf39 gene encoding uncharacterized protein C15orf39 homolog isoform X1, whose protein sequence is MAGKRHLEDLDSVAYNKLPRLETEPNCVLPTGLCKSSPLPSHGSENHFSYKGTYFAYPLQSPDGIESLTHWSPAASYMQYPGNAASQHMRTDGVLMNCLLYGREAESLAVRLQSSGADKGKDSMVRDHLVVQEKWANHMQQAQGHAFPVQKPGLLNKTVAQAPTGYATLAVPKPVYRSPVCYVDPRASMSLQTQMESMQKRPSEVEWTVPTPVPSGYYVHAKDQSCGTALPKRAHHPDPSFLQLHQGTGIPTKEMVAASVGFPPYHAAFENYRVHQSTSFLEANYPAMYNNQKRVKDVHGSSLSRHTWSKLQPAAASPLARSQTAAYRDSSPACYSVSHYPLTSHKQTFLYQEAPHAEEQNGTLSTLPTAGGYKGTNFPGSGEPRPFSSTYLRHHSPRSYYASPLESYVYSPAGLIPVASPALKPGVSSSEPELQQNSSCKVDYLQQNPSFVFAPSDMALYNASLANTDAGHDGHVDSRVATSHGTQSMRENPRSKEVANQHGAFQLIGALDRLPNSSKRLTEALPKGEPGYGSGLCQTEQPSLHGKEQSHSERRSSLSMKEPMHRNTGIHEAQLGAPIVITDSPVPYHHHHHKKGEAPKVKGRLVSSPQIISSEEGPKSLRDAGSPPSSPPMPVINNVFSLAPYRNYIEGSKGSAEIPFSKDHQEEESPFRNSLASGDCKAVSEPPSAKDSLEKPLGKEATQALKAEMGMGENLSAIQQDGSCNSSTCEIYKPKILPRSLPARSEPQSSSSAPAATGNRELAQDDVVLDLSLKKELVKANDPLSPAGQTEVTPKGECGEEEAKEGPLKKQRVFESSKTQALPLSVENSSGDKSNFQSSTAFMFKKYKISKSIPMRAVPPIQAKSPPAATQANSPPAPAQGPPAAAQANCPLAPAQGPPAAAQANCPLAPAQGPPAAAQTNIPPAVTQGPLETSQANSPLTVTQGPLAATQANSFPALVQASSPLAVTQGRPPAPVQANSPPAAMQGPPAAPQANIQPLHMTCLYLKLPDISKSLSPSAPEASPALGEANVSLPSNCEPPAQQTSSSQYFTALHVSLCNRISYFVSGTSPELLKQWLRRVELDGEQKESSKSPLKPKNGSRILEAQKASKGKEIWLGFQDISMLLSKLLSQLETFMFTRKCPFPHVVRAGAIFIPIHVVKEKLFPKLSGASVDHVLQEHKVELRPTTLSEEKLLRDLELKCCTSRMLKLLALKQLPDIYPDLLNLHWHDCVKHYLGEPGAGTLTDEGKGVAVDYVKKKAAGGLMSARAGMPANLFKGKHRKGKFLISSKQGSPFQEGTAALGPDKTQLLDEKLQGSFSPPDGGDTLLKDGRPSSQVVPSSLDSKPNGLPPPSCAKRKLLQTQKPCRTLQLKLTSKASRKTRSTSRVLHLRNSMVRIKFQRVLRGVQRTPLHDTSRMRGRGPASRRGCSLLSKTFRHEAECPTLPSRYPELVGKRIRHLYEENDKTEAWYQGVVLRIHKHHKDPLKTVYEVKYDSEPEWQYYLEILQDYKKGWLKVDE